In Candidatus Woesearchaeota archaeon, a single genomic region encodes these proteins:
- a CDS encoding NUDIX domain-containing protein — protein MNRNPRYLTARTRLAGVRYIDEVDKFDKVIGTIPYDEAHKTGAWHRSVHIFIFDNEDLEELLLQLRSGKKKQGSLQYQTSAAGHVDEGETYKKAGYRETREELAFGKARLPKGLALNMGPKIINRTRFGSGEREVYNREHIQIYWGISPEGKNTEYFFDRAETEALLWKPIEETKRDLENEERRNNYTPDFRNVFAALRGHVLQK, from the coding sequence ATGAATAGAAACCCGAGATACCTTACTGCAAGAACGCGACTAGCTGGAGTGAGGTACATCGATGAAGTAGACAAGTTTGATAAAGTGATTGGAACTATTCCTTATGATGAAGCGCATAAAACAGGAGCATGGCATCGATCTGTTCACATTTTTATTTTTGACAATGAAGATTTAGAAGAACTTCTTCTTCAATTACGAAGTGGAAAGAAAAAACAAGGAAGTTTACAATACCAAACTTCTGCGGCAGGACATGTTGATGAAGGAGAAACATATAAAAAAGCAGGATATAGAGAAACAAGAGAAGAGCTTGCGTTTGGAAAAGCAAGATTGCCAAAAGGATTAGCACTTAACATGGGTCCAAAAATAATAAATAGAACTCGTTTTGGAAGTGGAGAGAGGGAAGTATATAATCGAGAGCACATACAAATTTATTGGGGCATTAGTCCTGAGGGAAAAAATACAGAGTACTTCTTTGATAGAGCAGAAACAGAAGCGCTTCTGTGGAAACCAATAGAAGAAACAAAAAGAGATTTAGAAAATGAAGAGAGAAGAAATAATTATACTCCTGATTTTAGGAATGTATTTGCAGCATTGAGAGGGCATGTGCTTCAAAAGTAG
- a CDS encoding AbrB/MazE/SpoVT family DNA-binding domain-containing protein, translating to MGRKVIQIADSTQLISLPRQWTKKYNVKKGDELEVVEKDNMLEVSTKREDQEMEITLDVTGLDKTCIAYALRSAYRRGYDVIKVVFNNKTAPHYRTGESILVTSLLHKELQRWVGMQIIEQKENYFVYKSISKASFDDFELMFRRTFLLLLDICEDLLKGAKEKDMLHLQTIEEKYDNIVIFMTYCMRLLNKIGYSQKYKNSLLHVILFNLYKIADIVKYSARDVMKAKKLHPKTEAILNQIFQTVRMYYELFYKYDINKFSKIYEHRDRILKDIENAKKIVSLEDIMLCVYCRQTLELIVSNLEATATYYLEEGKPVEKMK from the coding sequence ATGGGACGAAAAGTAATTCAGATCGCTGATTCAACACAATTAATTTCTCTTCCAAGACAATGGACTAAAAAGTATAATGTCAAAAAAGGCGATGAACTGGAAGTCGTTGAAAAAGACAATATGCTTGAAGTTTCAACGAAGCGGGAAGATCAAGAAATGGAGATCACTCTTGATGTCACTGGTCTTGACAAAACCTGTATTGCTTATGCGCTCAGAAGTGCGTACCGACGAGGGTATGACGTCATTAAAGTCGTATTTAACAATAAAACTGCGCCACATTATAGAACAGGAGAATCAATCTTAGTAACAAGCCTTTTGCATAAAGAACTACAACGTTGGGTAGGAATGCAAATCATTGAACAAAAAGAAAATTACTTTGTGTACAAAAGCATATCAAAAGCATCATTTGATGATTTTGAACTCATGTTCAGAAGAACATTTCTTTTATTATTAGACATTTGTGAAGATTTGCTCAAAGGAGCAAAAGAAAAAGATATGCTTCATTTGCAAACCATCGAGGAAAAGTATGATAATATTGTTATTTTTATGACGTATTGTATGCGGCTTCTGAACAAGATTGGATATTCACAGAAATACAAAAACTCATTGCTTCACGTCATTTTATTTAATTTATACAAGATTGCAGATATTGTCAAATATTCTGCGCGAGATGTTATGAAAGCGAAAAAACTGCATCCAAAAACAGAAGCAATACTCAATCAGATATTCCAGACAGTACGAATGTATTATGAATTGTTCTACAAATACGATATCAATAAATTCTCAAAAATATACGAGCACAGAGATCGTATTCTAAAAGATATTGAAAACGCGAAAAAGATAGTCTCATTAGAAGATATTATGCTTTGTGTCTATTGCAGACAGACATTAGAACTAATTGTGAGTAATCTCGAAGCAACAGCAACGTATTATCTTGAAGAAGGAAAGCCTGTTGAGAAGATGAAATGA